Sequence from the bacterium genome:
GAAGCGGGCGTGGACCGGGACGTGGCGGCCCGGGCCAAGGAGAGGCTGGCCGCGCTGGTCCGGTCCACGGTCCGGCCTGAGGTCCTTTCGGCGCCCGGCGGCTTCGGCGGGCTGTTCCGCGTCCCCGACGGCTACGAGAAGCCGGTCCTGGTGGCCAGTGCGGACGGCGTGGGGACCAAGCTCAAGGTCGCGATGCGCGCCGGCCGGCACGACACCGTCGGCCACGACCTGGT
This genomic interval carries:
- a CDS encoding phosphoribosylformylglycinamidine cyclo-ligase, whose protein sequence is MSERASDRGPGLTYREAGVDRDVAARAKERLAALVRSTVRPEVLSAPGGFGGLFRVPDGYEKPVLVASADGVGTKLKVAMRAGRHDTVGHDLV